From the Erpetoichthys calabaricus chromosome 12, fErpCal1.3, whole genome shotgun sequence genome, the window aatcattcttgaggcagattgaacacttaagtggcagcttaagtgaaaaattaagaaaaacgtactaattaattgcaacacaaacactgacttaatcagttttaaacgcgaaaagatgctgatggaagaagaaaagaagcgggccgctagagctgctcaggaagcagcaagcgcatcaacctctgagcaaacgaatgctaaacgtacagagaaagaggatgaaaactaggaattctcaagtcaagtgtattcactgcacgctaTCGTGCattacgccgttactggtatctccatattgtgtgtgtgtcaggTCTGAGACAACCCTTTTAGAATTTTAAGTGACTTGCAGCACAGgcaaaataatgtaaattaatgAAGAGAGtaatgaaaaggcactatatacacatGTGCTCTTTGCTTTGCAGGGATCAGACTTACCCGAAAGATAGCCAGCCCCATCATTGCAGCAACGACTGTAAACATAATGGCAGCTATCAACATCACTATGGCAGCACCAACATTTGATTTAAAGAAACCACAGGCAGCAAACCAGCCACTTGACCAAAGAGAGAAGGagataaaaaggaaaatggaTGTGAGTGCTTATATTCAACATAACATGCCAGCTAAATCAAATTCAGAAATGTTGAGGGATAAAGAACCTTATTCTAACAGCCCATCCGTTGTATGGTgcattcatgcacacacccatactcatataaggccaatttggaattggcAATTAAATTAATTGTTGTGTTGTTCACACACAAAAATGCCAAAAGAGTGATGCAAGGCCTCCAGTATGATCAGGAAAGTAGGCCAGAATCTCTACTGGTCTGCCCAAGGGGAAGCACACAACACAACCAGAGATTAATGAAAACTGGTTGGCTTCAGCCTACACCAGGGCTAAAATGTGCTtccaaatcaaagttaaaaaaaataacagtatattCCTAAATATCCCAGTAATATCATAAATGGCAAACTGGAGAAGGAATGTCTACAAACCCCTGCCTAAGAGAAgaaaaagggcaaacaaagaatatttatatatactgtataaaagatttattttaaaaattctctgTAACAAAAGAAAGCTCAAAGACCAGAAATGCACAAAAGATGTCTAAAAATGGCAATCCAGTCATAAAGAGAGTCCAAATATACAGAAGTCAAAAAAGGACAAGGTCAAAAAATAcagcagaaacaaagaaaaggcaATTGCAAACCAGAAACAATCACCAACCACTACGTGTATAGAATGTACCACAAACAGACTGCAATTCCCACAGGCCTTGGCGGGGCTGCAAGTAGTCCCACAATGAAGATGGAgaagtggccctgcctcttggagaaccacccacaaaacacaaaggacaTGGCAGAAAATTGATCCATTCATAAaaccaaaaaattaacaaatgtgacaaaaattacataattatatAAGGGATAAACAAGAAACAATAGTAATATTAGAATCCCTGGAGCTTACAATTTTTTTcgttgtccctgacctccttaaattttcctgattTATAAGAAGAAGCttgtagctccttatcactgctCTAATATCCCACCCTTGTTTTGCAAATGAGTGGTTTAGCAGAACGCAGCCTGTTACACCCACCactcagtcagatgaaggcatcaccCTGCTGCAATCTTCAAAGTTCAAGTCTGCGTTGAAGTGTTTTTCTGGCAATGcgtttgtaaggaattatataggtaatgaaatacgGTGAtttgaaatacagtggaacctcggtttgcgagtaacttggtttacgagtgttttgcaagacgagcaaaaatttttaataaattttgacttgataaacgagcgaggtcttgcagtacgagtagtatgtatactcgttgtctgctgagcgtcatgggATCACAACTGAGCGgttggttcttctctctctcactgcgggattgtgggcaatcgtctcccattctccgtctgagtcgctgtacctcactcatagtaaacatccgtacgagcgtatagtgtttactacagcattagcattgttactgtgtgtgtgtgtgctcgctcgcacgcgtgtgtgtatgtgtgtgtgtgtgctcgtgcgcgcacgtgtgtgtgctgtgacatgcgagtccccgtcttgcacgctaaaacacaaagctgagtctcagtactttagcaacaccagctttattcagcttgaaacagacacaggagTCAGGCAgagccctgcgcatttataatgttccttgttccttgtatcacccatcgacggcaggcgcttatagcatgtccacgatcttttcagatttgcttttaaggcaaactgctacagcgctgggagactgcgattgctttgggacgctcttccgcgtgtcgtcccgttgggtggaatcccacaagagtttagaaactcactcacaccagccatgattcttttcaaaggtaaagtacaggttaatttgttttatgtatttttactttatattttgtattaatcatttttatatgaatagttttgggttgtggaacaaatcatctgagtttcaattatttcttatggggaaattcactttgatatatgagtgctttggactacgagcacatttccggaacaaattatgctcgcaaaccgaggttccactgtacatacatttcatatgtgttccatgtctacaacaatctgtgtaaatatagaacgACAGACGATGTAAGAGACAATCTTAGAAAGAAAtgctttaagttaagttaaatgcatattagtgtttgcttagtcaTAGCCATAGACAATGGTACAGCCTTTTACCCTttgtaagttaataagagatcaaactttcttgctataattaagatacagtgtgataattgagtcagctgttgtttagagcaggtcccagtgcacagggacttaaaagaaatgggataggaatacagttttctgaccattcttaaatggttcagaaatgtttagaaatggtttaactgaatgagcaaacttaaagaaacgaaacaagaattttaagctttaagcagaacttttcttaacaagaacttttcttttttttgctatatcaatgttctcttttttgtgtgaactgttttactttgaatttttattaaagCTTCTAAAAACGaacatattttgtctgtggaatcatttcgatgcatcaggcttttgctgaatcccattttgtatgctagagctgctgaactttggtaattttgggaaaacgcagctacagaggaaatgcgaggcaagaaatgcagAGCAcatggctaaaacagaaaatgttttcatatgttatagtaatctactctctatatatatataaataaatattatatatatataaaatcctaagcctaaaagtggaacaagtttatgtgacgtttttatgtcatgctttaaatcggacttattttaaaacctacatatatatgtttggtatcatttttttcagaatttattgaactttaatgtgatgttgattttcaaattcttattccatttttaaattataaactaaaatatcaagaactcgcatcccgtgagacgagactttgtgccaagatattTAACCATGCCTAGGGctggaaataaatgacaaagagtagatgacaaagctgtacaagcttttaaatgttcaaagcaccgcgcaagatgcagatcacatggtatgacagcagcagcagcaagccagcaactgatcaagcaaagaggaggtaaaaaaaaactatttgtttcccattgtatcaccgtttaaaaggggTTTTCgcaggagcgaccgcgtctccttggggtgcattcagcccccctcttcacaacacaagcggcagagacgcgaagtggctggcgcatagcacaggccggaggggttggcgagcaaagcgagcagggggtaaccccctagCAATTACATAATTTGACATGAAGAATGTTTGAAGAATGAAAcccaaatatccaataaacactttcacataaggtgtaacaaaacaaatatgatttcatgcattttcaaccagttgtcacagtggtaatgctgctctgTCACGGATCAGTGCAGATGGTGTGGTGGGTAAAATACTGCTTAGCACTCTTGAGGTAACAGGTACAAATCTCGTGGCTATCTTGcatttagcactttgagtagtgagttgctgctattattattatcatataacaaaaacattcatttgatgtgAGTCAGTAACaggccttcatctgactgaatggtGGGGGTAGCAGGCTGCATTCTGCTAATccgcacatttgcaaaacaaaagcaggctGTTAGTGCAGTGATAAAGAGCTACAAGCTTCTTGtcatatgtcaggaaaatttaaggaggtcatggataacaaaaaaaataatacatttcagggattctagtgttaaagaattaaaaatacaggaaaaagacaaaaactaaatttaaacttaATTGGCAGGGGACCATACAGATAACACTAACATGCATTTCTTTGGGAATGTCAGAGGAAACCTCACACAAACATGCAGAGAACATCAAAATTCCATTCAGACAACATCCAATCCAGGGGGCTAGATACGTGAAACAGCAGCTCCAGCCATAATGCACCATAACGATGCTACCTCATTGTCCACAGCCTTGTTATAATTATAAATGGACACATCTGATACAACCCCCACCCAACCAAACATCATCAATTTCACTCACCTCACCCCCCAGCCTGAAATCCCTATGGCCTGGATCACAGCTAAAATAAACTGGAAtccgaatatgaaaaagaaggccATGAAGTTAAAGGAGCTGTCTGCCCTGCAAAGAAAGCAAAATACAGTGAATCCCAAAGTACAAACAAAATAAGTCCGTCAAcagttaaatttaatttcaacTCAGTTCAAaaaacaacaagcacacactcacCTGAAGGCTTTGTACAGGGGCCGGAACCAACAGATGTAACTGCAAGGACTGAAGAGTAGAAGCCAGACAAATGCAAGTCCAAAGTTGGCACCATTGCCACCCGCAATCCACCAGGCCAAGCAGGCAATAAGGTTCACAAACAGTGTAACGCAGTACACTACAGGGGACAGGAGCAGCAGAACAGTCATTCATGGAGGTCTTCCTCATACATGCATGCCCATAGGCACTCTTGTACATTTGTATTTTCACTCCCAGTGTCATGTTcagtgtctcacacacacacactgacagacaCTGGTATGTAAGGATCATAATTATTCAAGTACCCTCTTTTAGGTGGGTTTGCATGTACTATAAAATACTATAATGTGAAAGCACCTGCTGTAATACACACGCCAGCCTGTCTGGCTACATTAAACGACTCACCTCCCAGTGAACCGATGTTGTTGAGAACTTGCACACTTTCTTCCAGGAAATTTGGcaggaaaattatattttcattgagatatctcaaattcagTATGctgaacacatttttgaaattttaaatctcCCTTTGAAAAGTACTGGCTAGTTCAACTTCAAATTACCTTGAGAGTGGATACTTCAACTTGTGTATCTgtaatattttcttctttcacTAATTCGACAGCTGTTCCCAGTGACAAAACAGCAAAATACCTGCAGTCGTGTGTGCTGAAGCAATTACAGCTCACTGCAGGACATGGGATGGGGTGTGACCAGATGTAGGTGGGGCTGGATGATGAAGTGTTACCATATAAGGAAGGCATGAtattacatgtatattttttttattcaattcacaaataatgatattcttaatttattcaatatggtagtaatgatactgtttatttattcatcaccGTACAAGGTACCCTTACTGTACAAGGATGGAGTGGTAGGTCTCATTATATGCTAACAGTCTGCCTTCTGCCTCCTCCCCATCCCATACTTGTCTTTGTGGCTGTACGATGTCTTACACAAACCTCAGTCAATCTCCTACTCTTTGAAATCGAACCGGACTAATAACATGGTGTTCATGTccgtaaaaagtaaaaaaaaataaaatcaacttaACTTTATTTATACATGTATAAAAGATAGCCCAGTGGCACTTTATGCTACAGTGAATAAACGTACACTCAGCATTTCCATTACACTAAAAGAAACCTCACAACTCACGTCTGCATTACCTAAAGATTATACTGATTCAATATttctttgataataataataataattaattacatttacatagagCTTTtctcggggcggcacggtggcgcagtggtagcgctgctgcctcgcagttaggagacccgggtttgcttcccgggtctgccctgcgtggagtttacatgttctccccgtgtctgcgtgggtttcctccgggcgctccggtttcctcccacagtccaaagacatgcaggttaggtggattggtgattctaaattggccctagtgtgtgcttggtgcgtgggtgtgtttgtgtgtgtcctgcggtgggttggcaccctgcccgggattggttccctgccttgtgccctatgttggctgggattggctccagcagacccccgtgaccctgtgttcggattcagcaagttggaaaatggatggatggatagagcttttctcactactcaaagcacttagacaGAAATGaactacttcaaccaccaccaatgtgtagcacccacctagatgatgtgacagcagccatttttgcaacagcatgctcaccacacatgagctgttaggtggtgaaggggtgagagagacagccagtTAATGACAGGGGATGATTATGAGGCCAGAATGGACAGGgccgtgatgggcaatttagccagaacatcgCGATAAACCTTATTCTTTTCAAAAAAAtgaccagggatctttaatgaccaaagagagtcaggaccttggttttatgtctcatcctaAGAATGGCGCCATTTTTTGAGCACAGTATCCCTGttgctgcactggggcattgggaatcACAtaaagaccacagggtaagcaccccgtgctggtctcaccaacacctctttcagcagcaacccaaacttttgcTAGATGGTCTCCCGTCTAAGTACGGACCAGGCTtgaatatgcttagcttcagttggatgacctgttctgaaaagCAGATGGTATGGctgatattgtaatttatttatgaagtgcCACAATGACTCAATATTTGTCAGCTTCAGATGCAGCCAacatacttctttgaaaaaaatatacatttaagaaATTGAAACTACAATTAGCCGTAGATCCACCACATCCAACTATTTGTAATAGTATATGGATCTTTTtgtcacttgaattggaatctacGGTGTATAAAAACAATTTCAGCTTcattatattgtaaaatggcATTAAAGACATATTGTATGTACACTACTActacattctattatcactgttattttagaaaataaatcacGGCTACAAAAAtagataataaacaaaattgtgataaacTCTTTGATGATGTgactagaaaattttaaaatgctccaactttgaGAGCAGCTAACTGAGTCTCCCAACACGCCTGAGTGTTTCACTTGGTGCAGGCTGCATATTACTCTACCACATATAACTACACAGACATGTTACTCACAGTTCCACAAGTAGTACACCTTCTTAACAAGAGTGCGGTGCTGGTCAGGGATCTCCTCCTCAAAGTTCTGATAGAAGCACGGTTTCAAAGGTATGAACTTTGGAAGTGGTGGGAAGTTGTTTGCCTTTTCTGCAAAAGAAATGAAAGTGATGCAAAACCGCTCCATATCATTCAGAGAATGAAGGGTCCTTCTGAGGAAACCTACAGCAGGTGCACATAGCATTTTCCTTTCATTGGAGGAACTTGGCATCACCAGGCTTAGATTTTGGTGCGTGTCATTTTCTTAAACAAGTACTACTGTGCTTAACAGCAGGGTGAAGTCTTTTCTTATTAAAGCAACAACATTAAGCTTTAGAGTAACTGGTGCACTTAGGAAACAGACAGGTGAAAACTTTGCATAATATAAAATActcatgaaaacaataaaataaacacgaATGATAGACTGAGCCAATACTACATTACACAATGGATTTTGGCCAGTAGAGGGAACcccagtcccacacagcacacatccTTAGCGTCCTGGAGAGTCCtttgaaaaaatatgtttagCATTACAATTTAATTAAGTTAACATGGCAAGTCAACAGAATTGTAGAAATTAAGTGGCCAAAATTCAAGCATAACATGACTTTTGTCACAAAGAGGCTAGAGAAGGCCCTGGGTTCTCAATGTGTGACCCACCAGCTTgctaaatgtatcattttataattcacgggtgttgaactccagtcctggagggccgcagtggctgcaggttttcattctaaacatcttcttcattagtgaccagtttttgctgctaattaacttctgccttaattttaattaacttgactcagaccccttaggtgtctctttttccttaattagcagccaaacaataagacgacacaaaacaagcagccgCATGAGCAGCTCACCCCattgtctgaaaataaagaaaggtgaaggtctcagtaaggttgaccTCTCAGGTCACCTAAACATTTTGAcattggtgttcttagaaaaaaaaacagaaaatcaacagttttggtaatgtctgctgtggcagaatgagagcagcaacaagctgtggaatgaaataacgggcttaattaacagcaagaatcagcttctcattgagagattggttggagtgaaattggttggagtttgaaatcccagtttagctggtcatctgttggctcgtttcacgtctcatttctgtttggctgccagttaatgaagaaattaataaatacagaggactgaatccttaaaaacagggccattaaaatgaaggggaaaggaattaattagcagtgaaaactggtcactgattagggaaagggtgagaatgaaaacctgcagccactgcggccctccaggcctggagttcgacacccctggtataTATTATAGCTAAATATATACAGAATTGTCTAATAGTGAAGTGGTACTCACAACAAAATAAGCTgcaattttatattaaaacttttaaacCTTAAGGCAgattaaaaagaatacaatacaCTGCATTGCAACACCACCTAATGTAGATTTCCTTTCACATGAACTGTCTCTAAAACCACAGCTACTGATTTTACCCAACCCAATTTTCCAATACACAGTGACAGGGACCGTGAGCTTATCCCAAAAGCAGTGGCCAAAGGTACTCCAGTAAACTGTGGAACCAAATTTCATAAACACTGGGCTGATTTGCCAGTCATGCCATTGCCATTGGACTGTGGAGGGATGCTGGACGTTACTTTAGCTAACGAACCCTattaacacaattaaataaaatcttttcaaATTGTCTATGAAGGTGACATTGGTCTCCTTAATAACCagcttttcattcatttatctttCACCCTGGCCTAACACATGAATACCATGCAAGATCAGGAAGATGGCTGGGTGCTGCTAATTACGAATGCTCATGAGAACAGGCTGTTTAGCACAGAGGCCAGAGAAGTCTACAGTATAGATAACAACAGCTAATCTCTGGTAACAGATCGACTCTTGCTCTTACCGGACATGGTGGCCTCCTCCTACCCAGACAGCTTGTTTTTTAAAGTATGCAAGTCCTAGAGAAatgaagagatgaagaaaacaattAGTTTGCAGTAAATGAAAGAAAGATTCAAGCATTTGAAGTGACAGCATAGTCTTTTGATAAGAGAGCCAAGTCACTAGTCTATCAACCACAGAGACCAACACTGAGCTTTCTGGATGTTCCAGGATCAGCAACATCTTACAGAATAACACAAGCCTAGTCCACTTGCAGTCCCTTTAAGTCAATTCATGCTCTAAACGCCTCAGCTGTTTGTGCTCTTGCTGACTCAGTCTGTTGTCAAATCCATGTCTTTCAGTCCACATTAATTAAGGGGTCATGCACTGAAAGCGCTCGTTCCCTTTTGCTTCTGTGGGGATTTAGTTTTTTACCTTACGTTTTTGTTATTCTACTACAGTTTTTACACCCAGTCCTGCTGAAAGAACACTTTCTTTGAAATGTATCAGAAGTGTGCAACAGGTTGTCCATTTGATCTGTGGTTATTTTTGCATTTCTCTGTACTTGGAATCAGATTGTAATTTCACTAGAAAGAGTTTGCGGTTCTTGTGCTTGGAGGTGGACACCAAGATGAAACACTTATCTGCCGGTAATCGGTGGTGGCTTGTTTATTTGCTGCTATGCAGCCAGCCAGTGGTGAGAAGAATGAGGTTTCCGGATCAGAGTATAGACAGTGACACACAATTTTACTCACACAGCATATTCCTAAGTTGGCCATGAGTAAAAGAAAACCTTTCTGGTAGTGGGATGTTTtattatggggcggcacggtggcgcagtgggtagcactgctgcctcgcagttgggagacctgggttcacctcccgggtcctcccttcgtggagtttgcatgttctccccgtgtctgcgtgggtttcctcccacagtccaaagacatgcaggttaggtggattggcgattctaaattggtcctagtgtgtgcttggtgtgtgggtgtgtttgtgtgtgtcctgcggtgggttggcaccctgcccgggattggttcctgccttgtgccctgtgttggctgggattggctccagcagaaccccgtgaccctgtgttcggattcagcgggttggacaatggatggatggatgttttattattCCACTTTCACTTTTAACAATGGTGTATGCCAAGGGGAAGCACCATTCTAACTTGTATCcatctcatttatttaaaattttcacttTTACCTGTAATTCCATGGACCTTCAGTATCAACAGGTCGTGTATTTCACCAATGTATTGATCATGTATACTGTATGGTGAAGTCTGTGCCTTCAATATTGTATGACTTACATTGAGGGCTAATGAAGTCTGAGCATTTCTTGATCTCAGAAAGTGGTGTGACAGTCACAGCAAGTTTGATTATTTCAAACAGATTGATGATAATCAGTTGCAACAATTACTTAAACCTCCAGACTTTACAAGGCATTCGTTCTGTCTTTAGTGATTCTCCCAGTTTCCTAGCAAATGCAGCAATGAAAGTTAACAAAGCCTTGAAAGCTGAGGCAAACAATTCCTGCAGGTGTTCCATGTTTtcttgattacttacaaaccatcTGTCTGTACAGAAGCTgtgttggaacagactgtgttccTACACCCTCTGCAGCATTTGTGGGGCAGTATTGCACTGCACATTGCTATCATAATGGT encodes:
- the scamp4 gene encoding secretory carrier-associated membrane protein 4, with the translated sequence MSEKANNFPPLPKFIPLKPCFYQNFEEEIPDQHRTLVKKVYYLWNLYCVTLFVNLIACLAWWIAGGNGANFGLAFVWLLLFSPCSYICWFRPLYKAFRADSSFNFMAFFFIFGFQFILAVIQAIGISGWGVSGWFAACGFFKSNVGAAIVMLIAAIMFTVVAAMMGLAIFRVHRLYRGGGGSFQKAQEEWSNGTWNNAQVRGGAFQAVSGSGNTLPQYPSVPNYPSDNWN